Genomic window (Drosophila sulfurigaster albostrigata strain 15112-1811.04 chromosome 2R, ASM2355843v2, whole genome shotgun sequence):
tttctAGTACGTCTGATTTTTGTTATCATATGTTTTGCATCAGATGTTTTCTCGTCTTCATTTTGCGTTCATTAACTTATTTGTTAGCGTTTCGATATTTGTTGCGCCTGTTTTAACAATATTCTTAATGATAATTATACAGACTCGCTTTTTCTCggtactctctctctctctctgtctttgtctctctttTCCTTCCTCTGTTGTTGAGTTCaccaaatcaaaaaatgtttgcttgttttaagttttgtcgacaaaaaatgtgtaataaattattttcgtaTGTTCGTCTTTGTTCATTTATTCGTAGCTTTTTATGTACATAAGCATTCGCCGTATGTTTCCTatttatatgtagtatatacatacatacattattttgtttgtacatatacatatacatatacatatgtggtGCTTGGTTCACCTATTTGCTCATAGGGGGCGCTTTAAGTtcgtcgaaaaaaaaaaatcattgtTTGGCCTTCGACGCGTTCGGCAACCTTTGAcgaatattaaacaatttaaatgatgGCTGAGGGGCGAAGAGGGAATAGAGGAGCCGAGTTGAAGTGGCGAGCTTGGAGCAATAGGAATATTGTAAAGAACCCCAGCGAAACAAGCAAGCCATATCATTTAGCTAAAAGttgaattgttgttttatttggttGTTTAAGTGCCGCTTTAGATGCTACACGTTGTCTTTGCTTGTTTGATTTGCTTCAACTCGCTGTGGCTTAAGTCGACTGCAGCCTGTGGTCGGGTGACCTTGATGAATGGGAGGTAATGTTCACGACTTCCACGTCCAATGTGCCTCCTTCTTCACATCCGATTGTTCGTTGCTGTAAACGAATGTTATCAGCACTGAAACGAGTTATCGTTGAACTGAGCTGACTGCATGGCATGGAATGGCTGAAAGATAAGCTTGGACGAGTAAGTGATATTAATTCCAAGGTCTACaatgaacacacacaaacacatacatatagcacttacatatgtatgtgtgcatttGTGTGAGGGGCGCCAATGAATGTGATGAATTACTAGCTGATTTTGTAATTATGTAGAAATAATTAGAATCACAGTCACAgcacacatttaattaaaagtttgtgATTTGAAATTTTACAGGAAAGAATTCCATATCCACCTGATTAGTTGATTTAAGTTTCTTGAGTTAAGCTTGGCTCAAAGTTCGTTCATTTGTTCCGATTCCAGTTTATTTGAGTCACATTATGAACGTGTTCATTTTCAAGGCGCTCAAAGTTTATTTGGTTCCGAATTCAATTCGCAGCTTGAACTTGTTGAGTTGTGTGATTTCTTTAGTTCAAAATTATGACCTATAATGTTTCAATCGGCGcgatttcattattaataaatcatttctattttgtttttcgcatTGCACCTCACAAGAAATTTATAATCCAGATACTAGATGTATTTTTCCTTCGCAAAATTTAAGACCATTAAAATCAACCAGaaatttcgttttctttgtaaacaaactaattaatatttataaacggcaacaacaaccacaacaatagCGAAAAGAACAAGAAAGgaagaaacaataacaaattgcaGAGTCACCTGCTTAGCGAAAGGCAAAAAGCAACTGGCGAATAAGCGATTAAGGCAACAAGAAGAGAACGCACTAATTTTGGCATAGTTTTTATACCTTTCATATCTAAATGGggtatataataaaataattaattgtatgcatactatataaaatatacattaattactttgtattgtatatttgcTACTTAACTTTGTTTACAAACTAGATTCTAAATCGTAGTAAAGACACATATAGCGTATCTCTTCGTCTATCATCAGATAAGCATTCCCtattacttgttttgttagttttttgttttattacgagccttttgttttcttttgcgttatttgctttgttgttttttagttttggtttattttttcgcaaaaaaatccaaagcaacaaaaaaaattgcaaatgatttcttttattttaaagcgaAATGAGTTTTGCGTTTCACGTTATCAATCAAGGCGATAAgcacagcaataataacaacaacaaaaaaagacatTCTCTGGTTATAGACCTCTAAATGGGATTAACCAAGTGGCTTATGTTTATCTCTCTCAGATATCGTTGCTAATTAGGAATTCATATGCAGCGAGTCCATCAATCATATTTTACATCTGTCTGTCTAGCTGTTTATATAGTTCTCAGATCTGGCATTGCTCGATGTATATAACTCGAGTCTATAGTAGAGTTCCGGTTCGGTTCGGGTTTTTATATGCGGATTGCAATGGTATCTGGAATGTGgcattgcatatttaatacCCATTAGAGTGTTGATATATTTAAGTTCTATGCGAACACTTCAACTAGGAAATGCGCTGGCCTCAGAATGgttttaaacattaaatatataacaatagAGTTGGTTGACTTATgcagaatatatattatatactatatataatactttCAAAGTTATTAGCTCTCGTTTTATTAATCcgcagaaaataaataaaatagaaaattctaATTTCATTATGCTGACTAAATATCAACATAAAGTATAGCAATAGAGTTGGTTGACTTATGcagaatttatatatagaatactttcaatattattaGCTCTACTTTTATTAATCcgcagaaaataaataaaataaaaaattctaaTTTGATTATGCTGACTAACTATCAACCTAAGGTTAAAAGTTGTCGTCAGTCTTATAACTTAAACACAGCTTAGATATATAGTTAAGAAGTGCACACATAAACTTTCAACATTAATATCGTTTACCAAATTGATTGACTAATATAATCTTTCAATTCTATCTCATTGCAGCAAGTGTAAAGCAACTGCGCTCAAAGCAGCGCTTTAGCGCCTCTGGCGCCCAACTAAATAGAGAGATAGTGAGAAAGGGAAGGGtagaagaagtagaagtaaCAGCGGGATCTGCAGCCTTCTTTCCCGCTCGCGACATTCGTTCGATCTCTCGCAATGACTGAGAATCAGGTGTATCCCATGTCATCGGAATTCTTTGACAGCGgctccaacagcagcagcaatccaTTGAAATACGAGCTCTACTCACTGGGCACCCCAACGTTGACGATCAACACAGGCGGCAACTACAATAACATTTCAACATCGAGTGCCAtctccagcagcaacagcagcagcagcaacaacacgacAACCAGCTACACATCGAATGTGATGCTAAGCACAACGGCAATTAGCATACCGCGCAGCAATAATCCCAATCAGAGCCATCaccatcttcatcatcatcatccgtATCATCAGCTGAGCGAGACGCCAACGTTGACGCCGACAACGCCACGCCAACAGCATCTACTACACATTCTGCCCAGCATGgcgcaacaacatcaacagcagcaacaacagttgcaacagcagcatcaacaacaacagcagcagcagcaacagcagcagcaacaacatgagACACAACAAGCCCTGCAGCTGGGTGAACTATCCGACTTTGGACTGGATGCGCTGGACGCTTCCTCATTGTCGCCCACTCTGCTGCAGGATGTGAGTCTGAGCGCCGCCTCGCCGCTCAGCTCGACGTtgtacagcagcagcagtggcaatgCTGCCAGCAGCGGCTATTTTACGCCCGATCTGAGCGCCAGTCTCAATCTGAATGCGGTTCATGAGCAATCGCTGCTGCAGGAAGTGGTCAGCAACAGTGGATTGCTGTACGAGATGACCCCCAATTCGAATGCCATGTGGAGCGATATTAGCAATGCCATTGTTCATACCAAAAATGAGCCATTTAATCTAGACGACGATTACATTTTTCCCAACGATAAGGCCGAAATACAGGCGAACGATTTGAGTGATTTGAATGGCGGCGATTTCTTGGATGTCATTGGCACCATTGAAGACTTGCTGCCGCAGCAGAATGTGAACTTTTTACTCTCGCCGCAATCTCACACATCGGACCACTTGGTGGGCCCGCCACTCGAGTTGgagttgctgcaacaacagcagcagcaacagttgcaggcACTACTGAACCAAAGCCAACAgacccaacagcagcagcaacagcagcagccaggcGACACTTTCGAACTGTTCCACAGCACACCGCATAAGCCGGCGACGCAGCAGCTGAGCTCGAGCTTCTCGCCGGGCAGCCAGGCATCGCAATCGCCGCTgacaccgccgccgccaccgcatGCCAATCGGTCGCAGTATCAGCTGGTGAAGTCACGCAACATGCAGGAGCTGCTGAAGAAGGGCATTGTCATGTCCTCGCCTCCGGATCGTCACTCCATGCTCAGTCAGTCCGCTGCCCTGAGTCCGGGTGGCGCCAGCAGCGGCTTCGGCAGTGTGAATAGCACCACAACCACATGCAATGGCAGTGCATCGGCTCAGGGCCAAGTGGTGATCACAGCTGGGGCGGCGGGCAGTGTGCGCAAATCGAGTGGCTATCAGGGCGCAGTGGAGAACTCGCAGTTGTCGCGCTTGTCATCGTCGGCGCCCACGCATCTAGATCGCGAGCACATCTGGATGCGACGTGAGCCCCGACAGCATTTACTATCCACCGGCTCGCTGGCCGAGGCCGAGAGCTTCTCATCGCTGAGCACGGGCAGCGTGTTGTCCCCGGATGGCATTGATTTCTCGcaagacgatgacgacgatgccTCCAGCGATAACAGCGACAACTACGATGACTTTAGCAGTGACAACGGTGAGTGAGGATTGGAAATCGAAGTAACATTTCATTCTAATAAACATTGTTTCTTTAGGTTCTGGCGATGAGGATGAGACACGCACTTCAACCCCAAATCAGCTGAGTAGCAGCAAGGGCAAGGAGCGCTTCTTCTGGCAATACAACGTACAGGCCAAGGGGCCCAAGGGCAAGCGTCTGGTCTTCCAATCCAAGCTCGAGGATCCACATGTGCTCAACGAGGTCACCGATCCGGTGTTCAGTCCCACCTGCTCTGTGCGCGGCATTAAAGTGTACAAGGTACGATTACAAAACAGATATCAAAAGAATTTTCtcattctattctattttcaaCCCTGCAGCACAGCGGCAAAGCGCGTAAGGGAGATGGCAACGATTTGACTCCGAATGCACGCAAGCTGCACAACATTGGCAAGGAACTGGACAAGCTGAGTCGCACCATCAACGACATGACGCCCGTTTCGGAGCTGCCCTTCAATGTGCGACCCAAGTCGCGCAAGGAGAAGAACAAGCTCGCCTCGCGAGCCTGTCGACTCAAGAAGAAGGCCCAACACGAGGCCAATAAGATCAAGCTCTACGGCTTGGAGATTGAGCACAGTAAGCAGCTGACATTCAACCTCCTTAGATTGTTTAATTaccatttcattttgtgtattGTAGAGCGTCTGATGAATGGCATTGCCGAGTTAAAACAGGCGCTGGCACTCAAGCATCGCACAAAGAGTCAGGGCGAGTCCACCGAGGAGGTGGATCTGCAAATTCAACGCATTTATAGCACAGCATCATGTAAGAGACACGCAATTGAAATATGCTTTAAGAATATGATTAACTAACCTTTATGTTTATGATTAACAGCTGGCATACGCATTGCGGGCGGCTCTACTGATTTTGTGAACAAGGTCTTGGAGAACATGCGTGGCGGTTTGCCCAACGGAGGCCTGGAGGAGCTGCGTAAATCATCGTAGACCAAAAAAGCATAACTATAACGAACCGCCCATCAACTTTAGTTGTAAGCCAACacgaaataaataatgaaagctAGCTTGTAACGCAATCCACACGCCCCAAAATCTACCTGATACGAAAGAGAAACAATAAGCCAACCTACCAACTTACCAAACAATCAATCATTTTCGAAAATGTTCTGCTTGAGTGATAAATACTTATGTTGATATGATGATAACAGATGGAGAAGGatagagcgaaagagagagagagagagaggagagtgaTTGAAAGAGAGAACGATGTAACTGTGATTTAAGAGCCTGGCGTAGCATGCAACAGATGATATATGCCACACATATGTGAAACTATGTGTCGAAACTATTTTGTCAAACGCGCTAAAGATTCCCTGGAAATTCCCTGGCAAAACTAACcgagaaatgaaatgaaacgaaacaaaatgcaaacaaagaGGCAactacaaacaaataaacaaacaaaaatcaacacacaaatctataaaaacaattacaaaaacataaaaatattacgtCATTTGTTTAGCGAGTAAGAAAACATGTTATTAAGAAGCAAGCGAAAATGCGAAAGAAATGTTGAATGAATGCGTCTTGGATTTAGCTACCAGATTTACCTGTTTACAACAtaagaattgaattgatttgttttcaaCAATTGCATGCGATTGCGATCAATTGTCAACATATTAACAATGTAAAAGAGATATAGGTAGTTACATATAAAcactcatatacatatatatgtatatgtgtatgtgtgtgtaatcaGGTgcgatttattttgtttaatttttgatgCTTCTTTAcatgaataatattatattaatgttACAATTGGTTCAATGTTAGTACTAAGTTTTTACAAATTCGATACCAACTGGAGAGCTTTTATCATGCATATACTATTATTAACATTATGATTGTTATATACCCCTCGATCCTAAATTCCTCTCCCATTTATCAATTACCAATTACCAGTAGGTTATCAGCAGTTTGTTGCAGTTTacaatttctattattatttaattcaaatcgAAAAACATGCATAATCAATGTGAAATGTGTTATGcaaatgtgtattttttaattaattttacaacaatatacatattaactaaatatgtatgttcacatataaatatgtatatgttcatatatttaaacatGTATGCATGGTGATATAATTTTACTTGTCTTTTGTTAATGTCAAACCCTTTGGCTGCGAtatgctttttggttttgccctaattctaatttttaagttttctatTATTCGTATCATATTTTACgattttgcatataaattacCTTCAATATAAACTAtctatatctacatatatacctacatacatatatctatatctatatactatacgtgtataaatcataatttattaacataagcaacaacaacaacaacagcacaccTACGATTGAACTTCAAATTCAAATCCTACATTACTTTTGGTTTCTTCTTACATTTAGTTACGGGTCGCTCTTTGAAATGCATACGAATAAgtttcaaatacaaaacaccaaaaaaaaccaaaaaacaaaacaacttaACACCCTTTGAGTTTTATtattctgttctgttctgttctgttcatAATCTACATACATGCTTTGTGTTGATCAATAATTACTATGATTAATTTTGGTTATAATTTCGATGATGATTTTTGCTCAGCCTCGTTGCTAATTTTGTGATATTTGTATTGAgttatttgtgtgtattttcttCTTTAGGTTCTAATTGTACCTACAAATTTTGTAGCCTTATAACTGCTATCGAGTTGTGTTCAGCTGCTAACCATTCAAAACAttcaaaaaagaataaaataagcGTTTATGTTTCGCGCttcttttcttaatttttgtttttgcaaatcGATGAGATCAATGAGaacgaaaatacaaaatacaaaagtgaTTCAAGTTAAAAACTTAGGTCTTAGGCACTTCACTCGAAATCATCCCCACTATTTTATCGAGTTGAGCACGTGACGAAACAAATTGTACTAATCTAGTTGTTAGTTTAGGCctacaacaaataacaagggtaaacaaataaagaatgaaaatcaaatatgaattaaacTACTTGTAAGTTCAAATctaattattaaaactaataatacATAAGAAATTGGCCATCAGTTTTGTTTAGGGTTTTCAAATGAATGTTTTTTAGGAGCTTGTAATCCATAAGtgatatgaatatgaattcaaatttacattatacattatacacagacacacccacacccacacacacacacacaacacttaAATACATAGAGTACAAGAAGATTTGTGTGTGGAAATAATCACATATTTTACTATAGTATGTGaatgtaaaaataaagagaGCTGCTTAGAGATTAAGGATTGCCTTTGTCAAATAGGGAGTGTGAGGCGGCATTGAAGTAAGCACGACAGTTCCTCAGTGtttaatatgttatatgtgcgtaataaataaaatacagcaCAACCTGTGTTGTTCATTATTACTACTATTACATTGTAACGAAAAAACGAATACGAAATACAAATtacgaaaagaaaagaatagaaaagaaagaaaaaaatacaaatacaaaatatacatgcataaacataataaacGTGTTATATGATCAATGTATTGTAAATGTgtgctttaaataaatgtgcttcatatttacttttttatatagtatatgtatgtatgtacaatatcgatatcgaACGTAATAACCTAAACAAAGGATAAAAACTACCTCAAAGTTACATACAAGTTTCATATTCAGTAAATATTTAGGAGCAGAATGTGCTCACTTAAATattgttcaacatttttttagaGTTAACCAAAACCAATTACTGTGGGaactaataatatatatatatatatatatacattattaataatatacatatataatatatacacatataaatatatatacaacattaattatacatacatatgtaaaagtATAACCAAAAGCCTGATTCATATTCACGTGTCCATTGAATTGAAAccttatgtattttcaaatgaattagCTATTGggtgcaaacaaaaaaaaaaaaaaacaaatgcccaaaaataaattttacaaaattgtaaCGAACTTCGTTATAATCTGTATCCGATTCCAAGCGATACGAACTTCGTTCAGCGAGGTTATCAGATAACCAAACAAATTAATGTGGTGTCCAACAacaattatgaattaaaattacaaaataaattaaaaactgtgttgaaaattacaaattgtgtatgccttaaggcaaaagaaacgaaaataaaaatttaaaatgaagagAGAGCagcataatattaataattataataaaaataaaaataatacgagTATAGCATATAAACGATTCAACTATTCTGCGTACAATTtaagaaacacacacatttaacaTCATTTATTCATgtcaaccaaaacaaataatatgtctgtacaaaaacaaatacatatattaaaaaatacaaatttcaatatgaaaataaatggcaaaaacagcagaaaacaaaaatttttattgtttcgaATTGagattaacaaaaaaatgtggaaCGCTTCACGATTTTGCGTGTCATCCTTGCGCAGGGGCCATGCTAATCTTCTCTGTATCGTTCcaattttagtatatgttCTGCCGAAGCAAGAACGAAGTTAGTTAGAAATTTGCCGCATATATATCGTGCAACTGCTGAATTAGTAGTTGGGAATTATaaagaaacgaaaataatTGAGAGCGACCTCTGCAGTTCATTTGTTATAACAACAAGTTTCTCGAAACTCCCGctatgcagcagcagcgctaaTGCTTTCCAGGGCTACACAATAGATCATTTGGTGCTGACAAGGCAGGGCTCAGtgaatacataatataaaaaaaagttgcaaagaAGAAAGACTGTGTTTATCTAAAAGTATagttattttcattatatttattcgACAAGTAAACGTcgatatttgttattaattaactGACGTTTAtccaaaattttaaatacatcgatgcatcgatagtGGCATTTGATATTTTACCACCTCTAATGCAAAAAACCGGCGTCAGGGCAGCGCGAACAGCCAATCAGCTGTTGCCAGAAGTTGCAAAAACGGCTTTCAACAATTAGTTTGCGCTAAGCGAAATTagcattaaattcaaaaaagttGCGTTTTATATGTGCTGCTGAAACAATTATGGCTGCAGACTGCGGTGTACTCCGTCTGCCGGTCGACTACGAGTCGATACGTTTCAATGACTGGTCTATCAGCTATGAGAAGTCGCACATATTGAAGAGCATGTGTCGCCTGGGAAGCGACAAGGTGTGCGACAAGGACGATCCCAATCGCTGTGATCTGTGCAACTATCAACACTCACTGGAACTGCCTCATCTGCCGGACATGGTGTTCCACAAGAATAAGTTGGTGTTGCAGCACAAGGATGGAGCTCTCATGGAATTTAAACCCATGGATGCATTGGCTTTGGTTGCCAATGGCAAAGATGCCTCAGCCATTGAGGTGGCCTGTGCCCAGGAATGGCGCGAAACGCGTGCAGAGCAGAACATGGAACAGAAATACAAGCCCTTTGATTGGACATTCACCACCAGCTATCAGGGGACTTTAAACGAGAAGTTCCGCAGTGAATCCACCGAGCAAACGCTCAACAAGATGAAGCTAATGCAGCGTGAGAATATACTCTTCTTTCACGATTTAACGCTGTACGAGGATGAGTTGCACGATCATGGCATCTCTGCGTTGAGTGTGCGCATTCGCGTGATGCCCTCTGGATTTTTTTGTCCTGCTACGTCACTTTCTGCGCATTGATGATGTCTTAATCCGGATGCATGATACGCGTTTTCATTACGAGATCGAGAACGATTACATACTCAAAGAGTATACGCATCGTGAGGCGCCCTGTTCCGAGCTACAGAGCTCGTTCAGCTTCTGGACCAATCCAGATGAGATGCAAAACTATCTGGCCGTGAAGACCAAGGAGCTGCACAAATTATACTTTAAGTAATTTAAGTTCgaaatcatttgttttattgcgaTTAATTATGCTTTGTCTTAAACACGCTGCTTGCGCAATAGAGTACGTTCCAAGTCTcgtattttctgtttttttcgaTGGTACAAATGAAGAAGGAGCTGCCCCATCGTCCGATTCATTGTGGCTGTTTGTTGAAAACGAGGGATCGAAGTTGTATTTGTCATTTGTGTTTGCCAATTGCTTGCGAAATATCGCAGCGCTATTCGAGATGCGCGCCTTTGGATGCGTTGGCGGCAACCAAGAAACTTTGCGAGTTGTCGGATTATAGAAATAATAGACGCCACAGCCGATGTCATAGAGATCCTTCCAGTCACCGCTTAGCGGGTATTTGCGCAGCAGTCGCTTGTGGCGTCTCAAATACTTTTCGTTGGCCTTGGGCTGACCATTGGACCAGCGATTTACACAGTATAAAGTGCAAGTGTGATAGATATTGTATTTGTTGGGACAGAACTTGAAGCCATGATGCGATTCGGTGACTCCAATGCGCTCCTTGATTCTGTCGGGCCAAAAGTGCTCATTACCACCTGCCGAATGTTTGGTATTGCTTGTGGAGTCTTGATCAGTGCTTGTGTATGGAGGTCCTTTGTCGTCCTCGTCATAGTTTTCAGCAATA
Coding sequences:
- the LOC133838670 gene encoding protein CREBRF homolog codes for the protein MTENQVYPMSSEFFDSGSNSSSNPLKYELYSLGTPTLTINTGGNYNNISTSSAISSSNSSSSNNTTTSYTSNVMLSTTAISIPRSNNPNQSHHHLHHHHPYHQLSETPTLTPTTPRQQHLLHILPSMAQQHQQQQQQLQQQHQQQQQQQQQQQQQHETQQALQLGELSDFGLDALDASSLSPTLLQDVSLSAASPLSSTLYSSSSGNAASSGYFTPDLSASLNLNAVHEQSLLQEVVSNSGLLYEMTPNSNAMWSDISNAIVHTKNEPFNLDDDYIFPNDKAEIQANDLSDLNGGDFLDVIGTIEDLLPQQNVNFLLSPQSHTSDHLVGPPLELELLQQQQQQQLQALLNQSQQTQQQQQQQQPGDTFELFHSTPHKPATQQLSSSFSPGSQASQSPLTPPPPPHANRSQYQLVKSRNMQELLKKGIVMSSPPDRHSMLSQSAALSPGGASSGFGSVNSTTTTCNGSASAQGQVVITAGAAGSVRKSSGYQGAVENSQLSRLSSSAPTHLDREHIWMRREPRQHLLSTGSLAEAESFSSLSTGSVLSPDGIDFSQDDDDDASSDNSDNYDDFSSDNGSGDEDETRTSTPNQLSSSKGKERFFWQYNVQAKGPKGKRLVFQSKLEDPHVLNEVTDPVFSPTCSVRGIKVYKHSGKARKGDGNDLTPNARKLHNIGKELDKLSRTINDMTPVSELPFNVRPKSRKEKNKLASRACRLKKKAQHEANKIKLYGLEIEHKRLMNGIAELKQALALKHRTKSQGESTEEVDLQIQRIYSTASSGIRIAGGSTDFVNKVLENMRGGLPNGGLEELRKSS
- the LOC133838674 gene encoding LOW QUALITY PROTEIN: TIP41-like protein (The sequence of the model RefSeq protein was modified relative to this genomic sequence to represent the inferred CDS: deleted 1 base in 1 codon) translates to MAADCGVLRLPVDYESIRFNDWSISYEKSHILKSMCRLGSDKVCDKDDPNRCDLCNYQHSLELPHLPDMVFHKNKLVLQHKDGALMEFKPMDALALVANGKDASAIEVACAQEWRETRAEQNMEQKYKPFDWTFTTSYQGTLNEKFRSESTEQTLNKMKLMQRENILFFHDLTLYEDELHDHGISALSVRIRVMPSGFFVLLRHFLRIDDVLIRMHDTRFHYEIENDYILKEYTHREAPCSELQSSFSFWTNPDEMQNYLAVKTKELHKLYFK
- the LOC133838675 gene encoding LOW QUALITY PROTEIN: uncharacterized protein LOC133838675 (The sequence of the model RefSeq protein was modified relative to this genomic sequence to represent the inferred CDS: deleted 1 base in 1 codon) → MSLPPTLLQRLASRGLLNKQRAQAPQSEAIEEIIAENYDEDDKGPPYTSTDQDSTSNTKHSAGGNEHFWPDRIKERIGVTESHHGFKFCPNKYNIYHTCTLYCVNRWSNGQPKANEKYLRRHKRLLRKYPLSGDWKDLYDIGCGVYYFYNPTTRKVSWLPPTHPKARISNSAAIFRKQLANTNDKYNFDPSFSTNSHNESDDGAAPSSFVPSKKQKIRDLERTLLRKQRV